One genomic segment of Borrelia miyamotoi includes these proteins:
- the udk gene encoding uridine kinase: MVKIIGIAGGSGSGKTTVVNKISEIIPEFVLISQDNYYKSVGDCEQKFLNVNFDHPDAFDNNLFYRQLKKLRENKPINMPLYDFINHRRKDETLEIIPTPVVIVEGIMIFVEERVRNLIDLKIYIDTPNDIRFIRRLERDISKRGRTLKSVIEQYLSTTRAGYYRFIEPTKEYADLIIPEGGHNDKALYVLSSFLRTLGQEGSNFF; the protein is encoded by the coding sequence ATGGTTAAAATTATTGGAATAGCTGGTGGATCTGGAAGTGGGAAGACTACAGTTGTTAATAAAATTAGTGAAATTATTCCTGAATTTGTTCTTATATCACAAGATAATTATTATAAGAGTGTTGGTGATTGTGAGCAAAAGTTTTTAAATGTTAATTTTGATCATCCAGATGCTTTTGATAATAATTTATTTTATAGACAGCTAAAAAAACTAAGAGAAAATAAGCCAATTAATATGCCCCTTTATGATTTTATTAATCATAGAAGAAAAGATGAAACCTTAGAGATAATACCAACTCCTGTTGTGATTGTTGAGGGTATTATGATTTTTGTTGAAGAGAGAGTGCGCAATCTGATAGATTTGAAGATATATATTGATACTCCTAATGATATCAGGTTTATTAGACGACTTGAACGAGATATATCTAAGAGAGGGCGTACATTGAAGTCCGTTATTGAACAATATTTAAGTACTACTAGGGCTGGATATTATAGATTCATTGAGCCTACTAAGGAATATGCCGATCTTATTATTCCTGAAGGAGGGCATAATGATAAAGCTCTTTATGTTCTCTCATCTTTTTTAAGGACTCTTGGTCAGGAGGGTTCAAACTTTTTTTAA
- the ruvB gene encoding Holliday junction branch migration DNA helicase RuvB, with the protein MDFGERTKFLSSDKDFLYDSNENELRPKSLGEFVGQSHIKENLNVFIRASRERNEALDHIFLSGPPGLGKTTLASIIAFEMNATIKVTSAPALDKPKDIVGILTTLDDKSILFVDEIHRLKPVVEEMLYIAMEDYKIDWIIGQGPAARTVRMPIPQFTLIGATTKPGKVATPLYARFGIVSRFELYNEDELVGIIKRNSVILNVNLEDKAARLLAKSSRGTPRIANRLLRRMRDFAQVGGYNFITEGTVSFGLKMLKIDHEGLDEQDRNILRSLILKFKGGPVGVETLAISVGETADSLEDFYEPYLILKGLIERTSRGRKATDFAYFHLNLKKNDSLNGEQHGYQRVLF; encoded by the coding sequence ATGGATTTTGGAGAGAGAACTAAGTTTTTAAGTTCTGATAAAGACTTCCTGTATGATAGTAATGAAAATGAACTTAGACCAAAATCTCTTGGAGAGTTTGTAGGACAATCTCATATTAAGGAAAACTTAAATGTTTTTATAAGGGCATCTAGGGAAAGAAATGAAGCACTTGATCATATTTTTTTAAGTGGGCCTCCAGGGCTTGGAAAAACTACTCTTGCTAGTATTATTGCTTTTGAAATGAATGCTACAATTAAGGTAACTTCAGCTCCAGCTCTTGATAAACCAAAGGATATTGTTGGTATTCTAACAACTCTTGATGATAAAAGTATTCTGTTTGTTGATGAAATACATAGGCTTAAACCTGTTGTAGAAGAGATGCTTTATATTGCGATGGAAGATTATAAGATAGATTGGATAATTGGGCAAGGTCCTGCTGCAAGGACTGTAAGAATGCCAATTCCTCAGTTTACTTTAATTGGTGCTACTACAAAACCTGGGAAAGTTGCTACACCACTTTATGCGAGATTTGGGATTGTATCTAGATTTGAGCTTTATAATGAAGATGAACTTGTGGGAATAATCAAAAGAAATTCTGTTATTTTAAATGTTAATTTAGAAGATAAAGCTGCCAGGCTTCTTGCAAAAAGTTCAAGAGGCACTCCTCGTATTGCAAATAGGCTTTTGAGACGGATGAGGGATTTTGCTCAAGTTGGTGGTTACAATTTTATAACAGAGGGCACTGTAAGTTTTGGACTTAAGATGTTGAAAATTGATCACGAAGGTCTTGATGAACAAGATAGAAATATTTTAAGGAGTTTAATACTGAAGTTTAAGGGTGGACCTGTTGGTGTTGAAACTTTAGCAATTTCTGTTGGTGAAACAGCAGATTCACTTGAGGATTTTTATGAACCTTATCTTATTTTAAAGGGTCTAATTGAGAGGACTAGTAGAGGGCGTAAAGCTACTGATTTTGCATATTTTCATCTAAATTTGAAGAAAAATGATAGTTTAAATGGTGAGCAACATGGATACCAAAGAGTTTTATTTTGA
- a CDS encoding diphosphate--fructose-6-phosphate 1-phosphotransferase — translation MTSVFQKERYKYIPKLPRILECDFQNISVVFGEKTEALKDRDALREIFKNTYGIPVVNFIQGSSNVDFTKVLNVGIILSGGPAPGGHNVVAGIFDAIKKSNSNSKIFGFKGGPSGLLEDKKIEITQDLINLYRNTGGFDIVSSGRTKMETDAQYEQALSVALKNNLNAIIVIGGDDSNTNAALLAEFFKKKHYDIQVIGVPKTIDADLRNEHIQISFGFDSATKTYSELIGNLCRDAMSTRKYWHFVKLMGRSASHVALECALKTHPNVCIISEEVLEKNKTLSELVSDITSVVVKRSLKGYDFGIIIVPEGVIEFIPEVKSLMIELCTIFDNNEGKFKGLEVEDIRKIFISKLNGYMREVYGSLPLFIQIELVNSVLERDPHGNFNVSRVPTEKLFMEMVNVRLEKLRKLGEYRGKFVPIDHFFGYEGRSVAPSNFDSDYCYSLGYNAAMLVLNGLTGYMSSIKNLNKNVTEWLAGGVPLTMMMNIEERYGVSKPVIKKALVNLNGAPFNEFVKNREEWALNNLYVSPGPIQYFGISELVDEITLTLKLELES, via the coding sequence ATGACTTCAGTTTTTCAAAAAGAGAGATATAAATATATTCCAAAATTGCCTAGAATTTTGGAATGTGATTTTCAAAATATTAGTGTTGTTTTTGGTGAAAAAACGGAAGCTCTTAAGGACAGAGATGCTTTAAGAGAAATTTTTAAAAATACTTATGGAATTCCAGTTGTGAATTTTATTCAAGGTTCTTCAAATGTGGATTTTACAAAGGTTTTGAATGTTGGAATAATTCTCTCAGGTGGACCTGCTCCTGGAGGACATAATGTTGTTGCTGGTATTTTTGATGCGATAAAAAAGTCTAATTCAAATTCAAAAATTTTTGGATTTAAAGGCGGGCCTTCAGGATTATTAGAGGATAAAAAAATTGAAATTACGCAAGATTTAATAAATTTATACAGGAATACTGGTGGTTTTGACATTGTATCTTCTGGTCGAACTAAAATGGAGACTGATGCTCAGTATGAGCAAGCCTTGTCAGTTGCGCTTAAAAATAATCTTAATGCTATTATTGTTATTGGTGGAGATGATTCAAATACTAATGCAGCTTTATTGGCAGAGTTTTTTAAGAAAAAGCATTATGATATTCAAGTTATTGGTGTTCCAAAGACAATTGATGCTGATTTGAGAAATGAGCATATTCAGATTTCATTTGGATTTGATTCTGCTACTAAAACTTATTCTGAATTGATAGGTAATTTATGTCGTGATGCTATGTCAACTAGAAAATATTGGCATTTTGTTAAGCTTATGGGAAGAAGTGCATCTCATGTTGCTCTTGAGTGTGCTTTAAAAACACATCCTAATGTTTGCATTATATCTGAGGAAGTTTTAGAAAAAAATAAAACTTTATCAGAACTTGTTAGCGACATAACTTCTGTTGTGGTGAAGCGTTCTTTGAAAGGATATGATTTTGGTATTATTATAGTTCCTGAGGGTGTTATTGAATTTATTCCCGAAGTTAAATCTTTGATGATTGAGTTGTGTACTATATTTGATAATAATGAAGGTAAATTTAAGGGATTAGAAGTTGAGGATATAAGAAAAATTTTTATCTCTAAACTTAATGGATATATGAGAGAAGTTTATGGGTCTTTGCCTTTGTTTATTCAAATTGAGCTTGTAAATTCTGTATTAGAAAGAGATCCTCATGGTAATTTTAATGTGTCAAGGGTGCCTACTGAGAAGCTATTTATGGAAATGGTTAATGTTAGATTAGAAAAGTTAAGAAAACTTGGTGAGTATAGAGGTAAATTTGTTCCTATTGATCATTTTTTTGGTTATGAGGGTAGAAGTGTTGCTCCTTCAAATTTTGATAGTGATTATTGTTATAGCTTGGGATATAATGCTGCAATGCTTGTTTTAAATGGCTTAACAGGTTATATGTCTAGTATTAAGAACTTAAATAAAAATGTTACTGAGTGGCTTGCAGGTGGAGTGCCTTTGACAATGATGATGAATATAGAAGAGAGATATGGTGTTTCCAAGCCTGTTATTAAGAAGGCTCTTGTTAATTTAAATGGAGCACCTTTTAATGAGTTTGTGAAAAACCGTGAAGAATGGGCATTAAATAATTTATATGTTTCTCCAGGACCTATTCAGTATTTTGGTATTTCTGAGCTTGTTGATGAGATAACTTTGACGTTGAAATTAGAATTGGAAAGCTAA
- a CDS encoding RluA family pseudouridine synthase, which yields MKRFKKEFIVKENSQRLDVYLSENLCFFTRSQIKKREVKAFKSNNGVFVSIKLSKPVFVDDKILIEFDEEVNLSEYVRPLNLPISILYEDINLIVVDKPQGILSHPGISNLENTVVNFLLYHISDLKDSFHEDKIRPGIVHRLDKETSGVMICAKNLITLNFLSRQFKERVVKKVYIAVVKGNFKIGSGIIETFIDRDRSDRKKFSVHKNRGKKALTEYKVFVNMKNYSLVALRPQTGRTHQLRVHMKYLNHPILGDSVYSKLDKGFKEMSLMLHAFKLEINIKEGSLKKFISGVPQRFIDFLSIFYGKEELNLLISNFIMFLERF from the coding sequence ATGAAAAGGTTTAAGAAAGAGTTTATTGTAAAAGAAAACTCTCAAAGATTAGATGTTTATTTGTCTGAAAATCTGTGCTTCTTTACTAGAAGCCAAATTAAGAAAAGAGAAGTAAAAGCTTTTAAAAGTAATAATGGTGTTTTTGTTTCAATAAAGTTGTCAAAACCCGTTTTTGTGGACGATAAAATATTAATAGAATTTGATGAAGAAGTTAATTTAAGTGAGTATGTAAGACCTTTAAATTTGCCTATTAGCATTCTTTACGAAGATATAAATCTCATTGTTGTAGATAAACCTCAAGGTATTTTAAGTCATCCTGGTATATCTAATTTAGAAAATACTGTTGTAAATTTTCTTTTGTATCATATATCGGACTTGAAAGATAGTTTTCATGAAGATAAAATTAGACCTGGAATTGTACATCGTTTGGATAAGGAAACATCTGGTGTAATGATTTGTGCTAAAAATTTGATAACTTTAAATTTTTTGTCTAGACAGTTTAAGGAAAGAGTTGTCAAGAAAGTTTATATTGCAGTTGTTAAAGGCAATTTTAAAATTGGTTCTGGTATTATTGAGACTTTTATAGATAGAGATAGATCTGATAGAAAAAAGTTTAGTGTGCATAAAAATAGGGGTAAAAAGGCATTAACTGAGTACAAGGTCTTTGTTAATATGAAAAATTATTCTTTGGTGGCTTTAAGGCCTCAAACTGGGCGTACACATCAATTGAGAGTGCATATGAAGTATTTAAATCATCCAATATTAGGGGATAGTGTTTACAGTAAATTGGATAAGGGATTTAAAGAAATGTCTTTGATGCTTCATGCTTTCAAACTTGAAATTAATATTAAAGAAGGTTCTTTAAAAAAGTTTATTTCAGGGGTTCCACAAAGATTTATTGATTTCTTATCGATCTTTTATGGTAAGGAAGAATTAAATTTACTTATTAGTAATTTTATTATGTTTTTAGAGAGGTTTTAA
- a CDS encoding rhodanese-like domain-containing protein, whose translation MIFSYIKFICLIFFLFFYIWFFIILKMKKINVALLEKIKNGAKILDIRSHKEYNKSHYAGAINIPFKNLFAKKDKLGNNETQIVIYGKSFSKSFEAEKILKGLGFKNIFVAGTLKNMPELPKSKEEVNG comes from the coding sequence ATGATTTTTAGTTATATAAAGTTTATATGTTTAATATTTTTCCTCTTTTTTTATATTTGGTTTTTTATTATTTTAAAGATGAAAAAAATTAATGTTGCTTTATTGGAAAAAATTAAAAATGGCGCGAAAATATTGGATATTCGATCTCATAAAGAATATAATAAGTCTCATTATGCAGGGGCCATTAATATTCCTTTTAAGAATTTATTTGCTAAAAAGGATAAATTAGGTAATAATGAAACTCAAATAGTAATTTATGGTAAAAGTTTTAGCAAATCATTTGAAGCTGAGAAGATTTTAAAAGGATTAGGGTTTAAAAATATCTTTGTTGCAGGAACGTTAAAGAATATGCCTGAATTGCCTAAATCTAAAGAAGAGGTTAATGGTTAA
- the truA gene encoding tRNA pseudouridine(38-40) synthase TruA, with translation MKKILAEIAYDGSLYYGFQIQPKKPTIQGEIEKTLEKISKTKIKIYSAGRTDKGVHARGQIISFYIGINIKPKNLKIAINSLLKNDIKIIKLKYVADEFQPRFNAKRRKYSYYILNYENHYPWEEYQAYYIKKKLNIKRLNEMAEMLIGIHDFTTFSCTRDKTNSKLKEIYFARFKKKNKFIIFEIIGSSFLWKMIRSIIGTIIDIEIKNEPTDIFKKILNSKNRKFTRTTAPAKALFLDKIFYE, from the coding sequence ATGAAAAAAATACTTGCAGAAATTGCATACGATGGTTCACTATATTATGGATTCCAAATCCAACCCAAAAAACCAACAATTCAAGGAGAAATTGAAAAGACTTTAGAGAAAATAAGCAAAACAAAGATTAAAATTTATTCAGCAGGCAGAACAGATAAAGGGGTACATGCAAGAGGACAAATAATATCTTTTTATATAGGAATCAACATTAAGCCCAAAAATCTAAAGATAGCAATAAATTCTCTTTTAAAGAATGACATTAAAATAATAAAATTAAAATATGTAGCAGATGAATTTCAACCTAGATTTAATGCCAAGAGAAGAAAATACAGTTACTACATACTAAATTATGAAAATCACTATCCTTGGGAAGAATATCAAGCTTACTATATAAAGAAAAAATTAAATATAAAAAGACTAAATGAAATGGCTGAAATGCTAATTGGAATACATGATTTTACAACATTTTCATGCACAAGAGACAAAACAAATTCAAAATTAAAAGAAATTTATTTTGCTAGATTTAAGAAAAAAAATAAGTTTATAATTTTTGAAATAATAGGCTCCTCATTTTTATGGAAAATGATAAGATCAATAATAGGAACAATCATCGATATAGAAATCAAAAATGAACCTACTGATATTTTTAAGAAAATTTTAAACTCAAAAAATAGAAAATTTACAAGAACAACAGCCCCTGCAAAAGCTTTATTTTTAGATAAGATTTTTTATGAATAA
- the queA gene encoding tRNA preQ1(34) S-adenosylmethionine ribosyltransferase-isomerase QueA — protein MDTKEFYFDLPYNLIAQYPSEKRGLSRLMVLDSGNRKIYHNASISDIFKYIDSNVFLVFNDSRVRKSRIYASTDHGGSVEFLILDRLTKDTFTSLIAKAKRQNIGKVYKFPTDLLGQIISRSDNEFILKFNRCVDESYFERYGLMPLPPYIKRSYDREDEERYQTIYSKCVGSSASATAGLHFSEELFFKLYENNIEYCFITLHVGLGTFLPVRTKTIEEHKMHFETFSIKDSVAVKLEEAKALGKKILAVGTTTLRALESSYDKQKGFVRGDQKTNLFIYPGKGYEFKFVDMLFTNFHTPESTLLMLVSSFGGKDFVFNAYKEAIKMDYKFFSYGDATLFLNHI, from the coding sequence ATGGATACCAAAGAGTTTTATTTTGATCTACCATATAACTTAATAGCACAGTATCCTAGTGAAAAGAGGGGTTTATCAAGATTAATGGTGTTAGATTCTGGTAATCGAAAGATTTATCATAATGCTTCAATAAGCGATATTTTTAAATATATTGATAGCAATGTTTTTTTGGTATTTAATGATTCAAGGGTTAGAAAATCAAGAATATATGCCAGTACAGATCATGGGGGTAGTGTTGAGTTTTTGATTTTAGACAGGTTAACAAAAGATACATTTACATCTTTAATTGCTAAGGCTAAGAGACAGAATATTGGTAAAGTGTATAAGTTTCCTACAGATTTATTAGGCCAAATAATTTCAAGATCAGATAATGAATTTATACTTAAGTTTAATAGGTGTGTGGATGAGTCTTATTTTGAACGGTATGGACTTATGCCTTTGCCACCTTATATTAAGAGAAGTTATGATAGAGAAGATGAGGAGCGTTATCAGACGATTTATTCGAAATGTGTTGGTTCATCAGCATCAGCTACAGCAGGCTTACATTTTAGTGAGGAGTTGTTTTTTAAGTTGTATGAAAATAATATTGAATACTGTTTTATTACACTTCATGTTGGACTTGGTACCTTTCTTCCTGTAAGAACAAAAACTATAGAGGAACATAAAATGCATTTTGAGACTTTTTCAATAAAAGATTCTGTAGCTGTTAAACTTGAGGAGGCAAAGGCTTTAGGTAAGAAAATTTTAGCTGTTGGAACAACTACTCTTAGAGCATTAGAATCTTCTTATGACAAGCAAAAAGGGTTTGTTCGAGGTGATCAAAAAACCAATCTTTTTATTTATCCAGGGAAGGGATATGAATTTAAGTTTGTTGATATGCTTTTTACAAATTTTCATACTCCAGAATCAACTCTGTTGATGTTAGTTTCTTCATTTGGTGGCAAGGATTTTGTATTTAATGCTTACAAAGAAGCTATAAAAATGGATTATAAGTTTTTTTCTTATGGTGATGCTACTTTATTTTTGAATCATATATAG
- the priA gene encoding replication restart helicase PriA: MDNGLKCNFYYYEIAFNIPLNRLFLYKYNLKLKIGIRVITNFNGKDKIGIIIKRYTKEELNEDFKFEIKNILRVIDENEIIIDHNINLAHWISKKTFSGFGEALFCGLPKALSLNKRINNDNENENLDSKIPIQLNEEQNKIYKEIIVSNTQNTFYLFGIPGSGKTEIFIKLCENYLEQKKQIIFLIPEISLGYQIVKRIKTTLGTNKVYEYNSKVSKSKKVLIWNKVKNGENLIIIGIKSALMLPFKNLGLIVMDEEHEYTYKSENTPRFHSRHIGFFLQSTFNAKFVMGSATPSLEAYLAMENNQIKKIVLKNKFFKRTFKELKIIDMKKERQIISSELLYSIQKSLIDKRQALIFINKRGYSKTIECNTCEYVICCPNCSFNLTYHKSENKLICHYCNHKTNIINNCPDCNSQDIAYKAYGIQFIEKELKKFLPNARIARTDSDINNKEIINSINEFENGQLDILIGTQIIAKGFNFKQIKTLGIINADIGMGLPDFRSSERIFAIISQVLGRAARFQSDNTIIIQTKNPDYYAIKYAYEGKYEEFYQEEIKIRKELNYPPFKKIIRIVVRSHKEEAAKYKCLEFFEISKKLLNEEIEYFGPSKAPMSKISKYYRYNIIYLSKSFNILEKLIQNTKEKVKSTRDTYIEIDYYPISLI, translated from the coding sequence ATGGATAACGGCTTGAAATGCAACTTTTACTACTATGAAATTGCCTTTAATATTCCTTTAAATAGGCTTTTTCTTTATAAATATAACTTAAAATTAAAAATAGGAATAAGAGTAATAACAAACTTTAATGGAAAAGATAAAATTGGAATTATAATCAAAAGATACACTAAGGAAGAGCTTAACGAAGACTTTAAGTTTGAAATAAAAAATATACTAAGAGTCATTGACGAAAACGAGATAATAATAGATCACAACATTAACCTTGCACACTGGATTAGCAAAAAAACATTTTCTGGATTTGGAGAAGCTCTATTTTGTGGTCTACCTAAAGCTCTAAGTTTAAACAAAAGAATAAACAATGATAATGAAAATGAAAATTTAGATTCTAAAATACCCATTCAATTAAATGAAGAACAAAATAAAATTTATAAAGAAATTATTGTATCAAATACACAAAACACATTTTACCTATTCGGGATTCCTGGTTCTGGAAAAACAGAAATATTTATCAAACTATGCGAAAACTATTTAGAACAAAAAAAACAAATAATTTTCCTAATTCCTGAAATTTCCTTGGGCTATCAAATAGTTAAAAGGATTAAAACAACCTTAGGTACAAATAAAGTCTATGAATATAACTCAAAAGTATCAAAATCAAAGAAAGTTTTAATATGGAATAAAGTCAAGAACGGAGAGAATTTAATTATAATCGGAATTAAAAGTGCATTAATGTTGCCATTTAAGAATTTAGGATTAATAGTAATGGATGAAGAACATGAATATACATATAAATCTGAAAATACTCCAAGATTTCACTCAAGACACATAGGATTTTTTCTACAAAGCACCTTCAATGCCAAGTTTGTAATGGGAAGTGCAACACCATCACTTGAAGCATATCTTGCTATGGAAAATAATCAAATAAAAAAAATAGTTTTAAAAAACAAATTTTTTAAAAGAACATTTAAAGAACTTAAAATAATCGATATGAAAAAAGAACGTCAAATAATATCCTCAGAATTGCTCTACAGCATACAAAAAAGTCTTATTGATAAAAGACAAGCATTAATATTTATCAATAAAAGAGGATATTCAAAAACAATTGAATGCAATACCTGTGAATATGTAATTTGCTGCCCAAATTGCTCTTTTAATTTAACTTATCATAAAAGTGAAAATAAACTTATTTGTCACTACTGCAACCATAAAACAAACATAATAAATAATTGTCCTGATTGTAACTCGCAAGACATAGCATATAAAGCATATGGAATTCAATTTATTGAAAAAGAGTTAAAAAAATTTCTGCCAAATGCAAGAATAGCAAGAACAGATTCTGACATTAATAACAAAGAAATTATCAACTCAATAAATGAATTTGAAAATGGACAATTAGATATCTTAATTGGAACACAAATTATTGCAAAAGGCTTTAATTTCAAACAGATAAAAACACTAGGTATTATTAATGCAGATATTGGAATGGGGCTTCCCGATTTTAGAAGCAGCGAAAGAATTTTCGCAATAATCTCACAAGTACTAGGAAGAGCTGCAAGATTCCAAAGCGATAATACAATTATTATCCAAACAAAAAATCCAGATTATTACGCTATCAAATACGCATATGAAGGCAAATATGAAGAATTTTATCAAGAAGAGATAAAAATTCGAAAAGAATTAAATTATCCTCCATTTAAAAAAATCATTAGAATAGTAGTTAGAAGTCACAAAGAAGAAGCCGCCAAATACAAATGCCTAGAATTTTTTGAAATATCTAAAAAATTATTAAATGAAGAAATTGAATACTTTGGCCCATCAAAAGCCCCCATGTCAAAGATATCGAAATACTATAGGTATAACATAATCTATTTATCAAAATCCTTCAACATACTTGAAAAGTTAATACAAAACACAAAAGAAAAAGTAAAATCAACAAGAGACACCTATATTGAAATAGATTACTATCCAATCTCACTGATTTAA
- a CDS encoding YitT family protein: MKKKRNKLIRIKQKIKFIILKILRKQLKNIFKDPKLILLSTLQITTGSLLMAISTNILYIPHELLSGGIAGIALILHYLLNFNLGLTMFMLNIPLFIIGIKFLNITFVIQSWIAMALYSLMVNYSQFLQYKIQINDMILVSILAGIISGLGLGLIFRAKGSSGGIDIISMIIKEKYSISIGTTNFLFNLAVLLIAVAFFNIEIALYTLIASFVTSIMTDKTSTGFGNQKAILIVSDKGKEISYLITNKLKLAATLLDGKGAWAGNDKTIVFIVVPTIRTSRIKYISQKIDPNCFIAVLNTNEITGGKKIIESITNKQDIET, translated from the coding sequence ATGAAGAAAAAAAGAAATAAACTAATTAGAATAAAACAAAAGATTAAATTTATCATACTAAAAATATTGCGGAAACAGCTAAAGAATATCTTCAAAGATCCAAAACTAATACTACTTAGCACATTGCAAATAACAACTGGTTCATTACTAATGGCAATATCTACAAATATTTTATATATACCACATGAACTTTTAAGTGGAGGAATTGCTGGAATTGCACTCATACTGCACTATCTTTTAAATTTTAACTTGGGACTTACAATGTTCATGTTAAATATTCCATTATTCATTATTGGCATCAAGTTCTTAAATATAACATTTGTAATTCAAAGCTGGATCGCAATGGCTTTATATTCCTTAATGGTCAACTATTCACAATTTTTGCAATACAAAATACAAATAAACGACATGATACTTGTATCAATTTTAGCAGGTATCATATCAGGACTTGGACTTGGGCTAATATTTAGAGCAAAAGGATCTTCAGGAGGTATAGATATCATCTCAATGATAATTAAAGAAAAATATTCAATTAGCATTGGAACTACAAATTTCCTCTTTAACCTTGCAGTATTACTAATTGCAGTAGCTTTTTTCAATATTGAAATTGCTCTTTATACTTTAATTGCTTCTTTTGTAACATCTATAATGACAGATAAGACAAGTACAGGATTTGGTAATCAAAAAGCAATACTTATTGTCTCAGATAAAGGAAAGGAAATATCTTATCTAATTACCAATAAATTAAAATTAGCAGCCACATTACTTGATGGAAAAGGTGCCTGGGCTGGAAACGATAAAACTATAGTTTTCATAGTCGTTCCAACAATACGCACCTCTAGAATTAAATATATTTCCCAAAAAATTGATCCTAATTGCTTCATTGCAGTACTCAACACAAACGAAATAACTGGTGGCAAAAAAATTATTGAATCAATTACAAATAAACAAGATATTGAAACTTAA
- a CDS encoding DUF2225 domain-containing protein gives MKKISYFTKYEIECPLCKHKFKKEELLTGSSRLIAGELKVDLKRDYIKNEKYGNIYPRIYSITVCPNCYLAAFPNEFNTIIFVNNKIKKLLISSINKRKEIKSIFEDYLNFDVPRRLQEGAASYILAMMCYEHLDKNHNPTLNQAKCAIRSAWIFEDLDKENPNQNYNYLQKIFYYKAAYLYKLTIEKEQDNSEPINAETIFGPDTDKNYGYDSVLYLSSLLEYFYGNKEDKQYRYNQLIEIKTLLSKIAGMGKSSKEKPSILLDKIKEVYFKISNEIKTLK, from the coding sequence ATGAAAAAGATATCATATTTTACAAAATACGAAATTGAATGTCCTTTATGCAAACATAAATTCAAGAAAGAAGAACTATTAACAGGAAGTAGTAGATTAATAGCTGGAGAATTAAAAGTTGATCTAAAAAGAGACTACATAAAAAACGAAAAATATGGGAATATATACCCCAGAATATACTCAATAACAGTATGTCCTAATTGTTATTTAGCTGCTTTCCCGAATGAGTTTAACACAATAATATTTGTTAATAACAAAATAAAGAAACTCTTAATCAGTAGCATTAACAAGCGCAAAGAAATAAAATCAATTTTTGAAGACTACTTAAACTTTGACGTGCCAAGAAGACTTCAAGAAGGAGCTGCTAGTTATATACTTGCTATGATGTGCTACGAACACTTAGATAAGAATCATAATCCAACTCTCAATCAAGCAAAATGCGCAATAAGATCAGCATGGATATTTGAGGATCTAGACAAGGAAAACCCAAACCAAAACTATAACTACTTGCAAAAGATATTCTACTATAAAGCAGCATATCTGTATAAGCTAACAATTGAAAAAGAACAAGATAATTCAGAACCAATTAATGCTGAAACAATATTTGGTCCTGATACAGATAAAAATTATGGATATGACAGTGTTTTATACTTATCAAGTTTACTAGAATATTTTTACGGCAATAAAGAAGATAAACAATACAGATATAATCAACTGATTGAAATAAAAACTCTACTTTCTAAAATAGCTGGAATGGGCAAATCATCAAAAGAAAAACCCTCAATACTTTTAGATAAAATAAAAGAAGTCTATTTTAAAATTTCAAATGAAATAAAAACGTTAAAATAA